Proteins co-encoded in one Malus sylvestris chromosome 7, drMalSylv7.2, whole genome shotgun sequence genomic window:
- the LOC126630622 gene encoding uncharacterized protein At3g06530 isoform X2, producing MATSIAAQLEAIKSVIQADTEPSGSSKRPFTRPSILFDAKEAADIDVHTIFSIALQGLEVLVSVDERFRIYKNDLFSQKSKDLDRELMGIEDNNRINASISSYLRLLSGHFELSSSIKTLEYLIRRYKIHVYNFEELILCGLPYHDTHIFVRIVQLINLRNSKWKFLDGVKASGAPPPRNVIVQQCIRDKGVLEILCNYASPSKKYRPSRTVIKFCMAVVIEVLGSATSVDSDVVKRILPLVASGLESGTKGHPENKAGAMMIVGLLASKVTLSPKLVKSLIRSIAEIAREEAKESADLQLFRLSLMTLINLVQFQAVDMFPIKTMEIFMDIRDIAGILLGLFNEFNIDRFILVLLDSLVDYSSSNESCQLALISVLETIPSKSFVQHVVAKVLSSCLQSSQKITNSTSSISGSWAKKILIVLSKKYPSELQGAVQKFLDEKNVQTKKGGSVYETLGKMLDGNLDTSLAFSESKIWFGLHHPKADVRRRVLSALGTSVVLEAKATNPQSFVTIQDAILRQLHDDDLTVVRAALSVDKLSTIINSSDLVEALDDVLKRCFSILMSSSLENTSLACDVAVLCLNNASSDIHDNVDRCNILAAMIFPLLLVLPKTQRLNLKALELAKEVKWPLFENLAAPASSTAFASQPGRLSSINMDTITGLASRFLLHPEEFMPWLVNSANAFESSRTLFFLVMMQTLVIQKNESAEALALFEIGFPALKTEWEAFESVGDSSIEEFDTEMLNWDCRTFLDKLDSNLKSLNANILICLVWKLMKAFLSVMPATVSVDDDKKWVSWLRDLFVFFSVSKFKKVFKEHRHYLVTKCKVSAVCFLPKFFTEEDVPVAVQVESLNCFTYLCRQPEVRLPIQLLAEFPSVLVPLDSYNQDIRNAAMSCIEGLLTLWAHVDSSSKKNGNHATWIHFLGKLLDLVVQQKRLILSDKNFLLSLLASSLSPSYESFMAPKNIELRVDQSTREKILAFILNSALKLPDYAKLSILSLLKGMGNAILHDREMKSFLSLLLERRSQDCVSSHGLSNTEVQILCHLLESCAMPSPSDKHVSEDHLLEALKLDGLAPEDPAVIQPCLTVLQKLNGQIYSGLETEIQDLLFRRLLSLFRNANGDIQNETRAALLRLNITCSTIIRTLDYIVKDRTGSVHGKKKMKLVGHPKSSQSHDLSCNGENAPSLLGSLLEVLLFQKDIENRDSLLGSLFKLLSKTFSDEWVQSVLDQDEKCIQVTSSNSDSLSSTISSIQQTLLIILEDICSSLTHSVSLGDDILHEIDVKMLVECAHSAKDGVTRNHVFSLISSITKIIPEKVLEHILDIFTVIGEAAVTQIDSHSQRVFEDLISTVVPCWLSGTGNNDKLLQIFINILPEVAEHRRLSIIVYLLRTLGEANSLASLLALLFRSLVTRKGLFYFESTHTSDSSTASLQREWEYSLGLQICEQYSCMIWLPPLVLMLKQIGAGIQSQELFIELLIAMRFTLNKLQDPEFAFKLASREDSEKIQATLEELMEQVVSIQQLVDATRKKRSIHVSVRKELKECMHAVLRTITVVMMPQTHFSGITKLLGHRDRNVAKKALGLLCETVREHDMVRPKQKHKSISSDWWQHLDENSLESFHSMCLKIVQLVDDSSDDMEVSLKVAAALALEVLAHRFSSNHSIFIECLPYVTKNISMHDLAVSSSCLQATGALINVLGHRALSELPHVMENLIRISRKIFLSSDMKTISGVDGTDIALQIPKESLILSILVSLEAVVVKLGGFLNPYLEEITRIMVLDLDYASGSDPKLKMKADSVRRLITENIPVRLALPPLLKIYSSTVESGDSSLAVYFGMLENMIGRMDRSSVSGYHAKIFDLCLLALDLRRQHPASVQKIDDVEKIVFNAMIALTMKLTESLFKPLFIRSIDWAESDVEDIASTGNIPRAISFYGLVNKLAENHRSLFVPYFKYLVDGCVRYLTVAGDVNTSGSTRKKKAKIQEGKDNSILLGNWHLRALVLSSLHKCFLHDTGSLKFLDSSNFQVLLKPIVSQLVAEPPSSLEEHPDIPSVEEVDNLLVVCIGQMAVTAGSDLLWKPLNYEVLMQTRSDKVRTRILGLRIVKYLLEHLREEYLVFLPETIPILGELLEDVELPVKSLAQSILKDMETMSGESLREYL from the exons atggcGACCTCGATTGCTGCTCAGCTAGAAGCCATAAAATCCGTGATACAAGCCGACACGGAGCCGTCGGGGTCCAGCAAGAGGCCGTTCACCCGCCCTTCCATTCTCTTCGACGCCAAAGAGGCCGCCGATATCGATGTCCACACCATTTTCTCCATAGCACTCCAAG GTCTGGAGGTCCTTGTAAGCGTTGATGAGCGGTTTAGAATCTATAAGAATGACTTGTTCAGCCAAAAAAGCAAAGATTTGGATAGAGAGTTGATGGGCATTGAGGACAATAATCGGATTAATGCTTCGATTAGTTCGTACTTACGGTTACTCTCAGGACACTTTGAGCTGTCATCATCAATCAAGACACTTGAGTACTTGATACGCAGATACAA GATTCATGTCTACAACTTTGAGGAATTAATTTTGTGTGGTTTGCCATACCATGACACCCACATTTTTGTTCGAATAGTTCAGTTGATTAACTTGAG AAATAGTAAATGGAAATTTCTGGACGGCGTAAAAGCTTCTGGTGCACCACCACCTAGAAACGTTATAGTCCAGCAATGTATCCGTGATAAGGGGGTTTTGGAGATTTTATGCAACTAT GCATCCCCATCAAAGAAGTATCGCCCGTCAAGGACCGTGATAAAATTTTGCATGGCAGTTGTTATCGAGGTTTTGGGTTCTGCTACATCTGTTGACAGTGATGTTGTGAAGAGAATCCTACCGCTCGTTGCTTCTGGACTTGAGTCAGGCACAAAAGGGCATCCAGAAAACAAG GCCGGAGCCATGATGATTGTTGGTTTGCTAGCAAGTAAAGTTACATTATCTCCCAAGCTTGTGAAGAGTTTGATTAGGTCAATTGCTGAAATTGCTCGAGAGGAGGCGAAAGAGTCGGCTGATCTTCAGTTGTTTCGCTTATCACTTATGACTTTGATCAACCTTGTTCAG TTTCAAGCTGTGGATATGTTTCCAATCAAGACTATGGAGATTTTTATGGACATTAG GGATATCGCTGGAATACTTTTGGGACTGTTTAACGAGTTCAATATTGATAGATTCATTTTGGTGCTTTTGGATTCTCTGGTTGATTACAG TTCGTCTAATGAATCATGCCAGCTTGCCTTGATCTCGGTATTAGAGACAATTCCTTCCAAGAGTTTTGTTCAACATGTAGTTGCTAAGGTCTTATCATCCTGCTTGCAAAGTTCacagaaaataacaaattcaaCATCATCAATATCAG GAAGCTGGGCAAAGAAAATCTTAATTGTTCTTAGCAAGAAATATCCATCTGAACTACAGGGAGCAGTTCAGAAATTTCTTGAT GAAAAGAATGTGCAAACTAAGAAAGGGGGCTCAGTATATGAAACTTTGGGTAAAATGTTGGATGGTAACTTGGACACGTCACTGGCTTTTTCGGAAtcaaaaatttggtttgggttgCACCATCCAAAG GCTGATGTTCGTCGCCGTGTACTGTCTGCATTGGGCACATCAGTTGTCCTGGAAGCCAAGGCTACTAATCCACAG AGTTTTGTAACCATCCAAGATGCCATATTGCGACAGCTTCACGATGATGATCTTACTGTTGTGCGGGCAGCTCTGTCTGTAGACAAATTGTCCACTATAATAAATTCTTCCGATCTTGTTGAAGCACTGGATGATGTTCTTAAAAGATGTTTTAGTATTCTGATGTCAA GTTCGTTGGAGAACACCAGTCTAGCTTGTGATGTTGCTGTTTTGTGCCTGAATAACGCTAGCTCTGATATCCATGATAATGTTGACCGTTGCAATATACTTGCTGCCATGATATTTCCTCTACTCCTTGTTCTGCCTAAG ACACAGAGGTTAAATTTGAAAGCTTTGGAATTAGCTAAGGAGGTAAAATGGCCACTTTTTGAGAATCTTGCTGCGCCAGCTTCCAGTACAGCATTT GCATCACAACCGGGAAGGCTGTCCTCAATTAACATGGACACCATTACTGGTCTGGCCAGCAGGTTCTTGTTGCACCCTGAAGAATTTATGCCGTGGCTTGTTAATAGTGCTAATGCCTTTGAGTCGTCAAGGACACTTTTTTTCTTGGTGATGATGCAGACACTTGTTATTCAGAAGAACG AATCTGCTGAAGCATTGGCCCTTTTCGAAATTGGGTTTCCTGCACTAAAGACCGAATGGGAAGCATTTGAGTCTGTAGGTGATAGCTCTATAGAAGAG TTCGATACAGAGATGCTAAATTGGGATTGCAGAACGTTCCTTGATAAGCTTGATTCCAATTTGAAATCATTAAATGCAAATATTCTCATATGCCTAGTTTGGAAGTTAATGAAGGCATTTTTGTCTGTGATGCCTGCAACTGTCTCTGTG GATGATGATAAGAAGTGGGTTAGCTGGCTTAGGGACTTGTTTGTCTTTTTTTCAGTTTCTAAATTTAAGAAAGTTTTCAAAGAACACCGTCATTACCTTGTCACAAAGTGCAAGGTCTCTGCTGTTTGCTTTTTGCCCAAGTTTTTcacagaagaag ATGTTCCAGTTGCAGTCCAAGTTGAGAGTCTTAATTGTTTTACTTATCTCTGTCGTCAACCAGAAGTTAGATTGCCAATCCAACTTCTTGCGGAATTTCCATCTGTTCTTGTTCCATTGGATAGTTACAATCAG GATATAAGAAATGCTGCCATGAGCTGTATTGAGGGGTTACTCACACTTTGGGCTCATGTTGACTCTTCGAGCAAGAAAAATG GAAACCATGCAACTTGGATACATTTTCTTGGTAAGCTTTTGGACTTGGTGGTTCAGCAAAAAAGACTCATCTTATCAGACAAAAACTTTCTTCTTTCCCTTTTGGCCTCTTCGCTCAGCCCATCCTACGAGAGCTTCATGGCACCAAAGAATATTGAGCTAAG GGTTGATCAATCTACAAGAGAGAAGATTCTTGCTTTCATTTTAAATTCCGCCCTGAAACTGCCTGATTATGCAAAG CTTTCAATTTTATCTTTGCTTAAAGGAATGGGCAATGCCATTTTACATGATAGAGAGATGAAGTCATTTTTATCACTGCTTTTGGAGAGACGCAGTCAAGATTGTGTCTCTAGCCATGGTTTGTCAAACACTGAAGTTCAGATACTATGCCATCTACTGGAG AGTTGTGCTATGCCTTCTCCATCAGATAAGCATGTTTCAGAGGATCATTTGTTGGAGGCTTTGAAG TTGGATGGTTTGGCTCCAGAAGACCCTGCTGTTATACAGCCTTGTCTAACTGTTCTGCAGAAGCTTAACGGTCAAATATACAGTGGGCTAGAGACAGAAATACAG GACCTTCTGTTTCGAAgacttctttctttatttcgGAATGCTAATGGTGATATACAAAACGAAACTAGAGCAGCGCTGCTGCGGTTAAAT ATTACCTGCTCTACTATCATTCGGACACTTGATTACATAGTTAAAGACAGAACTGGTTCAGTGCatggaaagaagaaaatgaaattggTAGGTCATCCGAAGTCCAGCCAGTCCCATGATTTGTCATGTAATGGAGAAAATGCACCCTCTCTCCTTGGATCCCTCCTTGAAGTTCTACTATTTCAGAAAGACATAGAGAACAG GGATTCTCTTTTGGGGTCACtatttaaacttctttccaAAACATTTTCCGATGAGTGGGTACAGAGTGTTCTTGACCAGGATGAAAAGTGTATTCAAGTCACTTCTAGCAATTCTGACTCTTTGTCAAGCACAATAAGTTCCATACAACAGACATTGCTGATAATCCTAGAAGATATTTGTTCTTCTCTAACACATTCAGTTTCACTGGGG GATGACATATTACATGAGATTGATGTCAAAATGTTGGTTGAGTGCGCCCATTCTGCAAAAGATGGAGTTACTCGAAACCATGTATTTTCACTGATTTCCTCTATCACAAAGATTATTCCGGAAAAAGTTTTGGAGCATATACTGGATATTTTTACTGTTATTGGTGAAGCAGCAGTCACACAG ATTGACAGCCATTCACAGCGTGTGTTTGAGGATCTTATATCTACAGTTGTTCCATGCTGGTTATCTGGGACAGGCAACAATGACAAATTGCTCCAG ATTTTTATCAATATATTGCCGGAAGTTGCCGAGCATAGAAGGCTGTCAATCATTGTATACCTACTGAG GACCTTGGGAGAGGCAAATAGTTTGGCTTCATTACTTGCCCTTCTCTTCCGTTCATTGGTTACACGAAAAGGATTATTTTACTTTGAGAGCACGCATACTTCAGATAGCTCCACAGCCTCATTACAGAGAGAGTGGGAATATTCTCTGGGTCTTCAAATATGTGAGCAATATTCATGCATGATATGGCTTCCTCCTTTGGTTTTGATGCTTAAACAAATAGGAGCTGGTATTCAGTCTCAAGAACTGTTTATCGAATTGTTAATTGCTATGCGATTCACCTTAAACAAATTGCAAGATCCAGAATTTGCCTTCAAGCTTGCATCAAGGGAAGATTCAGAAAAAATTCAG GCTACGCTGGAAGAGCTTATGGAGCAGGTTGTCTCTATCCAGCAACTTGTGGATGCAACAAGGAAGAAAAGGAGTATCCATGTTTCTGTTAGGAAAGAGTTGAAGGAGTGCATGCATGCTGTATTAAGGACTATTACAGTGGTCATGATGCCCCAGACACACTTCAGTGGTATCACTAAGTTGCTTGGCCATAGAGATAgaaatgtggcaaagaag GCACTTGGACTCTTGTGTGAAACAGTTAGGGAGCATGACATGGTCCGACCAAAGCAAAAACATAAATCCATTTCCAGCGATTGGTGGCAGCATCTAGACGAGAATTCTCTTGAATCGTTTCACAGTATGTGTTTGAAAATTGTTCAGTTAGTTGATGATTCATCAGATGATATGGAAGTCTCTTTGAAGGTGGCAGCGGCTTTGGCTCTAGAAGTTCTGGCCCATAGGTTTTCTTCTAATCATTCCATCTTCATTGAGTGTCTACCATATGTTACAAAAAATATCAGTATGCACGACTTGGCAGTGTCCTCTAGCTGCCTTCAAGCAACTGGTGCTTTGATTAATGTGCTCGGGCACAGGGCACTATCTGAGCTTCCTCACGTAATGGAAAACTTGATTAGGATTTCTCGCAAAATATTTTTATCTTCAGATATGAAAACCATATCTGGTGTGGATGGCACGGATATTGCGTTACAAATACCAAAGGAATCTCTTATTTTATCTATTCTAGTCAGTTTGGAGGCTGTTGTAGTTAAGCTAGGAGGtttcttgaacccctatcttGAAGAAATTACAAGAATTATGGTGCTTGATCTTGATTATGCGTCAGGGTCTGATCCGAAGCTGAAAATGAAAGCTGACTCAGTACGAAGGCTCATCACTGAGAATATCCCT GTTCGACTTGCCCTACCGCCCTTGCTGAAAATATACTCTAGTACGGTTGAGTCTGGTGATTCGAGCTTAGCAGTTTATTTTGGAATGCTGGAAAACATGATTGGTAGAATGGATAGATCATCTGTTAGTGGTTACCATGCTAAGATTTTTGACCTCTGCTTGCTTGCTCTTGATCTACGTCGCCAACATCCTGCATCTGTTCAGAAAATTGATGATGTAGAGAAGATTGTGTTCAATGCAATGATTGCTCTCACCATGAAACTCACTGAGAGCCTGTTCAAGCCTCTTTTCATTAGAAGTATTGATTGGGCGGAGTCAGATGTGGAAGATATTGCAAGTACGGGAAATATACCGAGGGCTATATCTTTCTATGGTCTGGTAAATAAACTTGCTGAGAACCATCG ATCTCTTTTTGTTCCTTACTTCAAATACTTGGTGGATGGTTGTGTGCGTTACCTTACTGTTGCTGGAGATGTGAATACTTCTGGTTCAACACGAAAAAAGAAGGCTAAAATTCAGGAAGGGAAGGACAACAGTATATTGCTTGGCAACTGGCATCTCAGGGCTTTGGTGTTATCCTCTTTACACAAGTGTTTTCTCCATGATACTGGAAGCTTGAAGTTTTTGGACTCTTCAAATTTTCAG GTTCTACTGAAACCCATTGTTTCACAGCTCGTCGCTGAACCACCATCGTCTCTAGAAGAGCATCCAGACATACCATCCGTGGAGGAAGTTGATAATTTATTGGTGGTTTGTATTGGTCAAATGGCTGTGACTGCAGGAAGTGACCTTTTATGGAAGCCCTTGAATTATGAG GTGCTGATGCAGACACGCAGTGACAAGGTACGGACCCGAATTTTGGGCCTGAGAATTGTTAAGTATCTATTGGAGCATCTGAGAGAAGAATATCTGGTATTCCTGCCTGAGACCATTCCGATCTTGGGAGAACTGCTCGAGGATGTGGAGCTCCCTGTTAAATCTCTTGCGCAGTCGATTCTCAAGGATATGGAGACCATGAGTGGTGAAAGCCTCAGAGAGTACCTGTGA